The region ATAAAGCTCAAAACTAAAATTCCCCTTTTAGGAAATGGAGTAAATTTTCCTTGTATAGTTGTTAATGACGAGGAATATGAGGTATTGAAATCACAATTTGATGAAAATCAGTTTAATGGAATTATCCTAGATAATCCAGATGATACAAAGGATTTAACATTTGATTTAGCCAAAGTATTATCAGAGGATTCTAGACTATTTACTTATTGGATAGCTGGTGTAACATTTTATGATTTTGCAGGGATTGTCTATTTTATAGGTGCTTTTTTATCATTGGTATTTGTATTTGCAACAGGTAGTATAATCTATTTCAAGACTTTAAGTGAATCCTTTAGAGATAAAAACAAATATGAAATACTTAAGAAATTGGGAACTACGGATTTAGAAATATATAGTTCAGTTTCAAAACAGGTAGGCATATTCTTTATACTTCCACTAATAGTTGGAATAGTTCACAGTATAGTTGCCATTTCAGTATTGAGCGATATGATGAATTATGGTTTAGTTGTGCCAACAGCAATAAGCATAGGTGTATTTGCACTTGTTTATGGGATATTTTATATATTTACTACAAAAAAGTTTATAGCAGTGGTTGACTAGCCAAATCAAATATATGCCCCCGGCACTAACTTACTAACTTTTGCCCTTATTTTATTTGAGACATCTATCAAATATTAGGGTATAATATTAAATAATAGACTAAATAGTAAGGGTGAAGAATTATGCCAAAATTTATAGAAGTAAATAATGTGGAAAAGATATATAAAATGGGGGAAGTTGAAATAAGGGCATTGGATAATATATCTTTTTCCATAGAAAAAGGTGAGTTTGTTGTAGTGGTTGGACCTAGTGGAGCGGGAAAGAGTACTGTATTAAATTTATTAGGGGGCATGGACACTCCAACTCATGGGGAACTAATAGTTGATGAAAGCAATGTAAGTAATTATTCTTCTAGAGAATTAATTACTTATAGAAGAGAAGATATAGGTTTTGTATTTCAATTTTATAATTTAGTACAGAATTTAACTGCATTAGAAAATATAGAATTGGCAACAGAAATATGTAAAAATCCTTTTGAACCAGAGATAGTGTTAGAACAAGTAGGTTTAAAGGATAGAAGAGATAATTTCCCTAGTCAATTGTCTGGGGGAGAACAGCAAAGGGTAGCCATAGCTAGAGCATTGGCCAAAAATCCTAAGCTATTACTATGTGATGAACCTACTGGAGCATTAGACTATAATACTGGAAAATCAATACTTAAACTATTGCAAGACACTAGCAAAAATAATAATATGACAGTGATTGTAGTTACTCACAATTTAGCTATTGCACCTATGGCAGATAAGGTAATAAAGATAAAGAATGGAAAAGTAGAAGAAGAATTGAAAAATAAAAATCCACTACCAGTAGAAAGGATTGAGTGGTAATATGAAACGTTCCTTAATGAAAGATACCTTTAGAGAAATTAAAAATTCCCTAGGACGTTTCCTAGCTATATTTGCTATAGTAGCATTGGGAGTAGGTTTTTTTGCAGGTGTTAAGGCTACTGCACCAGATATGAAAATTACTGCAGATGCTTATTTCGATGATTATAGACTGATGGATTTCTATTTGATTTCTACTTTGGGATTTAATGAAAAGGATATAGAGGAAATTTCAAAACTTGAAGAAATCCAAGGATTATCTCCAAGCTATTCTATGGATGCAATATTTCAAGATGGAGATAATGAAAAGGTAATAAAGCTAATATCTTTACCTATAGAAAAAGCAAAGGACAATGATGAAGATTATATAAATAGAGTCAAATTAATAGAAGGAAGACTACCAGAAAACCCTGGAGAGTGCTTGGCGGAAAGTGGCAGTATCAAAGAAGAATCATTATCTTTGGGTGATAAAATCAAATTAGGTTCTGGAACAGAGGAAGATATTTTAGATAGCTTAAAAAGAGACGAATATACTGTAGTTGGATTGATTGAAAATCCTCTTTATATAGCTTTTGACAGAGGAAGTAGTAATATTGGAAATGGTAAAGTACACAGTTATGTTATGATTCCAGAAGAAGATTTTGATTTGCCTGTTTATACTCAAGTATATTTAACAATAAAAGGGGCTAGAGAACTTCAAACATTTGATGAAGAATATGATAAACTACTAAGTCATATTAAAAAAAGCTTAGAGGATGTAGGGAAATTAAGAAAAGATTTAAGATATGATGAAATAGTTCATGAGGCCAATGAAAAGCTAGATGAAGGAAGAAAAGAATTAAAAGAAGGAGAAGAAAAACAAAAAGAAGAATTATCTAAAGCAGAAAGTGAGCTAAACGATGCAAAGAAAAAAATAGAAAAAGGTGAAAGTGAATTAAGGGACAAAGAAACCAAATTTTACAATACCATTAAATCAGCAGAAAATAGAATAAAAGAAGAAGAAAACAAACTTAAATTAGGTGAAGAAGAATATTATGCAAATATTAGTTCTTTTAAAGATAAAAAAGAAAAGGCAAATGAGGAATTCAAGCTAGCAGAAGAAAAAATAGCCAATGGAGAAAGGGAATTAGCAACAAAAGAAAAAGAAATAGAACAGGTAAGGCTGGGATTAGACTATATTGAGTCTGAAGCAGAAAAAGCGAAAACCTTCGCTATGATCGAATCTTATGAGAAGGAAATAGAAAAGGCAAAAGAGGAAATTTCCATATCTAAGATGGAGCTAAATAAGGGGAAAGAAGAGTTAAGGCAAGGAGAATTAGAACTAGAAAAGGCTAAAAAGGCTATAGATGAAGGTAAGAATAAATTAGAAAATGAAAAGGTTAAATTAGAAGCTTCCAAAAAAACTGCCTTAAAAGAATTTGAAAGTGGTCATAGGGAATTGGAAGATGCAAAAAAAGAATACAAGGAAGGCTATGAGGAATATCTAAAAGCTAAAAGAGAATCTGATGAGGAAATAACTAATGCTAAAAAGAAAATAGCCGATGGTGAAGAGGATTTAAAGAATTTAGAAAAGCCTAAATGGTATATTTTAAAAAGAAATCAAACTAAAGATTTTATTGAATATGAAATGGCTGCTGACAGGATAGATGCAGTAGCAAGTGTGTTTCCTGTGTTTTTCTTAGCTATTGCTATTTTAGTGTGTTTAACTACTATGACACGTATGGTAGATGAGCAAAGAGCATATATAGGTAGTTTAAAGGCCATGGGGTATTCAAATATGTCCATAGCATCAAAATACCTTATATATGCACTTATGGCGAGTATAAGTGGTAGCATAGTAGGATTAATCATAGGATTTAGAGTATTACCTACTGTAATATTTAATGCCTATAGGATAATGTATATCATGCCTCCTATCATAATAGGGTACAATTTAAGTTATGCTATATTATCCACTTTGGTAGCAGTACTAGCTACAACATTGGCAGCACTAATAGCTTGTTATGGAGAATTAAGACAGACACCTGCTAATCTTTTAAGACCAAAAGCTCCAAAACCAGGGAAGAGGATTTTGTTAGAGAAAATAAATTTTATTTGGTCGAGATTAAAGTTTTCTCAAAAGGTTACAGCAAGGAATTTATTTAGATACAAAAGAAGATTTTTTATGACCATTATAGGAATAGCTGGTTGTACTGCATTATTATTAGCAGGATTTGGGCTTAAAGATTCTATAATGGCTGTTGCTACTAAACAATTTGATGAGATAAATAGATATCAGATGATTATAGATCTAAAGGATGCTATAGGAGTAGGGGATAGTAGCAAGTCCTTAGATGTATTAAAAGATGACGAAAGAATAAAAGAATATATATTGGTAAAAGAACAGACCTTGGATATAGGTAAAGGAAATAAAGAGGAGTCTATCAATATAATAGTTACGGAAAACCCAGATGATATTGGAAAGTTTATTATACTTAGAGACAGGGTTACTGGTGAAAGTTTATCAATAGAAGAAGATGGAGTAATACTTTCAGAAAAAGTGTCTGAACTAATTGATGCTAATATTGGAGATGAAATATATATAATAGATGAAAATGATAAAAAAGTAAATGTGAAAATTACAGGTATCACGGAAAACTATGCCAATCATTATCTATATATGTCTCCTACTTTGTATGAAAAAACATTTGCTAAAGATATAGAATATAAAAGAATTTTGGTTAATACCACTGACACCGAAAAATCATTTGAAAATAAGCTCTCTAGGGATTTGCTGAAAAATAAAGATATAAGTTCTATAGATTTTATTACTAGTTTAAGTAAAGATTTTAATAATGCGCTAGATAGCCTAGATTATGTGATTATGGTATTGATATTTTCCGCTGGGGCTTTAGCTTTTGTAGTATTGTATAATTTAACCAATATAAATATTTCTGAGAGGATTAGGGAGATAGCTACTATAAAAGTATTAGGTTTTTATGATGAGGAAGTTTCAAAATATGTCTACAGGGAAAATACAATTTTAACCATAATAGGGACAATATTCGGGCTAATATCGGGAATATTTCTCCACAAGTTTATTATAATCACTACAGAAATTGAGTTTATAATGTTTGGAAGAGAAATAAGGGCTATTTCTTTTGTATACTCAGCTATTTTAACATTAGTGTTTGCAGCATTGGTTAATTTGGTAATGCATTTCAAACTGAAGAAGATAGATATGGTTGAATCATTGAAATCAATAGACTAAGCCAACTTAAATATAAGCCCCCGGCACTAACTTACTAACTTTTGACCACGGTAATTTTCCGTGGTTTTTTCTTTTTGTTTGTCAAACAAAAAGAACCGTCCCCGCTGTTCGTCCCCGCTGTTCGTTCGTTGTCGTTGCATTTTACATTTTACATGGATTTTACATACACCAAATTCTAGATTTTACATTCATGCCTTATTATTAAACATGTAAACAAAATATATGTAAAGGCGGGATATGATGAAAAAGTTGATTAGTAAAAGGTGGATTAGTATTATGATGATTACAATTTTAGTTGCAGCTATTGCAACTGGCTGTACAGGTAATAGTAATGCAAGTACAACAGATGATAAATCATTTAACTTAGAAAATGAAATAGTAGTTGTAACAAGAGAGGAAGGTTCAGGTACTAGGGGAGCTTTTGTAGAATTGTTTGGTATAGAAGTAAAAAATGAAGATGGGACAAAGACTGATAGGACTACAAAAGAGGCAATTACTCAAATGAAAACTGACACAGTTTTAACCACTGTTGCAGGCAATGAATATGCAATAGGTTATGTATCCACAGGTTCACTAAATGATACAGTTAAGGCAATCAAAATTGAAGGGGCTGAACCTACTACAGATAATATTAAAAATGGCAGTTACAAAATAGCAAGACCATTTAATATTGCTACTAAAGGTGAGATGAATGAATTAACTAAAGATTTTATTGATTTCATAATGAGTAAAGAAGGCCAAGAGGTAGTTTCAAAGAGCTATATATCAGTAGATGATAGTGCAAATTCATATAGTGGGACAAAACCTTCAGGGAAAATAGTTGTTGCAGGTTCATCTTCAGTTACACCACTTATGGAAAAGCTTAGAGAAGCATATTTAGAAATAAATCCAAATGCTGAAATAGAAGTACAACAAAGTGATTCATCTTCAGGTATGAAAGCTGCAATAGATGGAACTGCTGATATAGGCATGGCTTCAAGAGAACTAAAGGATAGTGAAAAAGAAGAACTTGATGATATTGCCATAGCATTAGATGGAATAGCAGTAATCACTAATAATGCTAACAGTATTTCAGAACTAACAGTAGATGATGTACAACAAATATTTATAGGTGAAAAAACTAAATGGAGTGAAATTGAAGAAAAGTAGGGATGATATGATATCAAAACTAAAAGAAAAAACAATGGAAATAGTATTTTTCATAACAGCTTGTGTTTCTATATTATCATTGATATTGATATGTATATTTATGTTTGCAAATGGTGTACCTGCAATTAGAGAAATTGGGTTAATGAAGTTTTTACTAGGTAGAGATTGGTCCCCTAGTAATATTCCCCCTTCATTTGGCATATTTCCAATGATACTTGGCTCCCTATATGTAACTGGGGGAGCCATATTATTAGGAGTGCCAATAGGAATACTAACAGCTATTTATTTGGCAAAATTTTGTCCTGAAAGATATCATAAATATTTAAAGCCAGCAGTGAATTTAATGGCAGGCATACCTTCAATTGTATATGGCTTTTTTGGACTTATAGTTTTGGTTCCAGTAACTAGAGAAATATTTGGAGGAACGGGAAATAGCATATTAACTGCCTCAATTCTATTAGCTATTATGATATTACCAACTATTATAAGTTTGTCGGAATCTGCAATACGAGCAGTTCCCAAAGATTATTATGAGGGAGCAATTGCCCTTGGTGCAACTCATGAACGTGCTGTTATTTTTGCAATGTTGCCTGCTGCAAAGTCAGGGGTTATGTCATCCATAGTACTTGGAATAGGTAGAGCCATTGGAGAGACTATGGCTGTGGTAATGGTTGCAGGAAATCAAGCTAGAATGCCAAATGGAATTCTTAAGGGAGTGCGTACTCTTACTTCAAATATTGTTATAGAAATGGGCTATGCTGCTGATTTGCATAGGGAAGCTTTAATTGCAACAGGTGTTGTATTATTTGTATTTATTTTGATTATAAATGGGCTGTTTTCAGTATTAAAAAGGAAGGTGGTTTAGATGAGTAAGTTTATTAGATTTATGGTTAAGCTATCTGCTTTTATTACCTTTTCAATACTATTTTTTATCATTGTATATATCTTAATTAAGGGTGTACCTTATCTTAAGCCATCATTATTTTCACTAGAGTATAATACCGAAAATGTATCACTTTTCCCTGCAATTATTTCTACAATAATAATGACATTTTTATCATTGTTAATTGCAGCTCCAATAGGTATATTTACAGGCTTTTATTTAGTCGAATATTCTAGTAGTGAAAATAGATTAGTTAAGATAATAAGGCTAACAACTGAAACTCTATCTGGAATACCTTCTATTGTATATGGACTATTTGGTTTACTGTTTTTCGTAACTTATTTAGGTTGGGGTTTTTCTATTTTAGCTGGAGCTTTTACCCTTGCTATTATGATTTTACCGCTAATAATTAGAGCTACTGAAGAAGCTCTATTGGCTGTAGACGATAGTTTAAGAGAGGCTAGTTTTGGTCTAGGGGCAGGGAAACTTCGTACAGTGTTTAAAATTGTACTACCAGTTGCTATTCCTGGAATATTGTCAGGAATAATACTAGGGGTAGGTAGGATAGTGGGAGAAACTGCAGCTTTGGTGTATACTGCTGGTACAGTACCACAGATACCTAAAAATTTATTTTCCTCTGCCAGGACTCTTTCTATTCATATGTATGCTCTCTCAAGTGAAGGATTATACACAAATGAAGCTAATGCAACAGCAGTAATTCTTTTGATTGTGATTATAGGAATAAATGGACTATCATCCTATTTGACTAAAAAATTGTTAAAGGGGAATATAAATGGATAAGATTAAAATTGATAATATGGATTTGCACTATGGAGAATTTCATGCTCTAAAGGGTATAAATATGAATATTGAAGAAAAATGTATTACATCTTTTATCGGTCCTTCTGGTAGTGGTAAATCTACACTGCTAAAATCTCTAAACCGTATGAATGATTTAATAGATGGTTGTAAGATTACGGGAAATATTTTTTTAGATGGAAAGGATATTTATGATAATATTGACGTAAATAATTTGAGAAAACGAGTAGGCATGGTATTTCAAAAGCCAAATCCCTTTCCCATGAGCATATATGACAATATAGCTTTTGGCCCTCGTACTCATGGGATCAAGGCTAAATCAAAACTAGATGATATAGTGGAGAAAAGTTTAAGAGATAGTGCAATATGGGATGAAGTAAAAGATAGACTTAAAAAAAATGCATTGTCATTATCTGGAGGACAGCAACAGAGGATTTGCATAGCTAGGGCATTGGCAGTAAATCCAGAAGTACTTCTAATGGACGAACCAACAAGTGCCTTAGACCCTATATCTACAGGGAAAATAGAGGATTTAATTCAGGAATTAAAAAAGGATTATACTATTATCATTGTAACTCACAATATGCAACAAGCAGCAAGGGCTTCTGATAAAACTGCCTTTTTTCTAGCGGGAGATTTAATAGAATTTACTGACACAGAAAAGCTGTTTTCACTGCCAAGGGATAAGCGAACTGAAGATTATATTACTGGGAGATTTGGTTAAACCATTATGGAAGGATGATAATTGTGAGAAATAAGTTTTATAGGGAATTAGAGGTTCTTAACAATGAACTTATACAGATGGGTTCAATTGTGGAAAATGCAATAGAAAATGCTATAATAGCATT is a window of Anaerosalibacter sp. Marseille-P3206 DNA encoding:
- a CDS encoding ABC transporter ATP-binding protein, whose product is MPKFIEVNNVEKIYKMGEVEIRALDNISFSIEKGEFVVVVGPSGAGKSTVLNLLGGMDTPTHGELIVDESNVSNYSSRELITYRREDIGFVFQFYNLVQNLTALENIELATEICKNPFEPEIVLEQVGLKDRRDNFPSQLSGGEQQRVAIARALAKNPKLLLCDEPTGALDYNTGKSILKLLQDTSKNNNMTVIVVTHNLAIAPMADKVIKIKNGKVEEELKNKNPLPVERIEW
- a CDS encoding ABC transporter permease, translating into MKRSLMKDTFREIKNSLGRFLAIFAIVALGVGFFAGVKATAPDMKITADAYFDDYRLMDFYLISTLGFNEKDIEEISKLEEIQGLSPSYSMDAIFQDGDNEKVIKLISLPIEKAKDNDEDYINRVKLIEGRLPENPGECLAESGSIKEESLSLGDKIKLGSGTEEDILDSLKRDEYTVVGLIENPLYIAFDRGSSNIGNGKVHSYVMIPEEDFDLPVYTQVYLTIKGARELQTFDEEYDKLLSHIKKSLEDVGKLRKDLRYDEIVHEANEKLDEGRKELKEGEEKQKEELSKAESELNDAKKKIEKGESELRDKETKFYNTIKSAENRIKEEENKLKLGEEEYYANISSFKDKKEKANEEFKLAEEKIANGERELATKEKEIEQVRLGLDYIESEAEKAKTFAMIESYEKEIEKAKEEISISKMELNKGKEELRQGELELEKAKKAIDEGKNKLENEKVKLEASKKTALKEFESGHRELEDAKKEYKEGYEEYLKAKRESDEEITNAKKKIADGEEDLKNLEKPKWYILKRNQTKDFIEYEMAADRIDAVASVFPVFFLAIAILVCLTTMTRMVDEQRAYIGSLKAMGYSNMSIASKYLIYALMASISGSIVGLIIGFRVLPTVIFNAYRIMYIMPPIIIGYNLSYAILSTLVAVLATTLAALIACYGELRQTPANLLRPKAPKPGKRILLEKINFIWSRLKFSQKVTARNLFRYKRRFFMTIIGIAGCTALLLAGFGLKDSIMAVATKQFDEINRYQMIIDLKDAIGVGDSSKSLDVLKDDERIKEYILVKEQTLDIGKGNKEESINIIVTENPDDIGKFIILRDRVTGESLSIEEDGVILSEKVSELIDANIGDEIYIIDENDKKVNVKITGITENYANHYLYMSPTLYEKTFAKDIEYKRILVNTTDTEKSFENKLSRDLLKNKDISSIDFITSLSKDFNNALDSLDYVIMVLIFSAGALAFVVLYNLTNINISERIREIATIKVLGFYDEEVSKYVYRENTILTIIGTIFGLISGIFLHKFIIITTEIEFIMFGREIRAISFVYSAILTLVFAALVNLVMHFKLKKIDMVESLKSID
- a CDS encoding substrate-binding domain-containing protein, with product MKKLISKRWISIMMITILVAAIATGCTGNSNASTTDDKSFNLENEIVVVTREEGSGTRGAFVELFGIEVKNEDGTKTDRTTKEAITQMKTDTVLTTVAGNEYAIGYVSTGSLNDTVKAIKIEGAEPTTDNIKNGSYKIARPFNIATKGEMNELTKDFIDFIMSKEGQEVVSKSYISVDDSANSYSGTKPSGKIVVAGSSSVTPLMEKLREAYLEINPNAEIEVQQSDSSSGMKAAIDGTADIGMASRELKDSEKEELDDIAIALDGIAVITNNANSISELTVDDVQQIFIGEKTKWSEIEEK
- the pstC gene encoding phosphate ABC transporter permease subunit PstC; this encodes MISKLKEKTMEIVFFITACVSILSLILICIFMFANGVPAIREIGLMKFLLGRDWSPSNIPPSFGIFPMILGSLYVTGGAILLGVPIGILTAIYLAKFCPERYHKYLKPAVNLMAGIPSIVYGFFGLIVLVPVTREIFGGTGNSILTASILLAIMILPTIISLSESAIRAVPKDYYEGAIALGATHERAVIFAMLPAAKSGVMSSIVLGIGRAIGETMAVVMVAGNQARMPNGILKGVRTLTSNIVIEMGYAADLHREALIATGVVLFVFILIINGLFSVLKRKVV
- the pstA gene encoding phosphate ABC transporter permease PstA; amino-acid sequence: MSKFIRFMVKLSAFITFSILFFIIVYILIKGVPYLKPSLFSLEYNTENVSLFPAIISTIIMTFLSLLIAAPIGIFTGFYLVEYSSSENRLVKIIRLTTETLSGIPSIVYGLFGLLFFVTYLGWGFSILAGAFTLAIMILPLIIRATEEALLAVDDSLREASFGLGAGKLRTVFKIVLPVAIPGILSGIILGVGRIVGETAALVYTAGTVPQIPKNLFSSARTLSIHMYALSSEGLYTNEANATAVILLIVIIGINGLSSYLTKKLLKGNING
- the pstB gene encoding phosphate ABC transporter ATP-binding protein PstB, which codes for MDKIKIDNMDLHYGEFHALKGINMNIEEKCITSFIGPSGSGKSTLLKSLNRMNDLIDGCKITGNIFLDGKDIYDNIDVNNLRKRVGMVFQKPNPFPMSIYDNIAFGPRTHGIKAKSKLDDIVEKSLRDSAIWDEVKDRLKKNALSLSGGQQQRICIARALAVNPEVLLMDEPTSALDPISTGKIEDLIQELKKDYTIIIVTHNMQQAARASDKTAFFLAGDLIEFTDTEKLFSLPRDKRTEDYITGRFG